A single region of the Oncorhynchus kisutch isolate 150728-3 linkage group LG30, Okis_V2, whole genome shotgun sequence genome encodes:
- the LOC109874960 gene encoding B-cell lymphoma 6 protein-like — protein sequence MASLADGCIQFTRHAGDVLLNFNRLRSRNILTDVTIQIDGQRFCAHRAVLVACSGLFYSIFTDPLKSNLSAISLDPTVDPDGFAILLDFMYTSTLTLKDSLVLVTMNTASYLQMEHVVDTCRRFIKSREQSVTLQRDEVLTSPMRLSQDLPAFRALDGLATSPSHTSMSPLRDRRSYCPSVFTGINASGSSHHVHGKHIPMPIGKLPDALNFSDLHKGDSISQKLFSPANRTEATTIVHHPLSSQSSSSSVTILRPLPCSSRPSGPFMGLQGPKHRGASPMEEDSIQPPQPDSLSLSPGCSKGVICSPQSPLRSDCQPNSPTESSGCSRNATQPSGCSQEPKARNWKKYKFIVMNQTSREKDEDEAQGGSVEAGDCTTPQGSNRTSGSEGLMKELQAAEMVNVHGEEILVPQASHHNINQLRCSSCGTDAPQHLVVCPRSPGTYSGEDNELHSEYSDSSGENGCNFCNSKFAEADSLKGHMLQVHAAKPYKCDRCQAAFRYKGNLASHKTVHTGEKPYRCNICGAQFNRPANLKTHTRIHSGEKPYKCETCGSRFIQVAHLRAHVLIHTGEKPYPCEICGTHFRHLQTLKSHLRIHTGEKPYHCEKCDLHFRHKSQLRLHLRQKHGAVTNTKAQYCRANTDMLVGLAKAC from the exons ATGGCCTCATTGGCAGATGGCTGCATTCAATTCACCCGCCATGCTGGTGATGTTCTGCTCAACTTCAACCGCCTCCGCAGTAGAAATATCCTGACTGATGTCACAATCCAGATTGACGGCCAGCGCTTCTGCGCTCACAGGGCAGTTCTCGTTGCCTGCAG TGGGCTCTTTTACTCCATATTCACCGACCCCCTGAAGAGTAACCTGAGTGCCATCAGCCTGGACCCCACGGTGGACCCTGATGGTTTTGCCATCCTGCTGGACTTCATGTACACCTCCACCCTGACCCTGAAGGACAGCCTGGTTTTGGTTACCATGAACACAGCGTCATACCTCCAGATGGAACATGTGGTGGACACCTGCCGCAGGTTCATCAAGTCCAG AGAGCAGTCTGTGACTCTGCAGAGAGATGAGGTACTGACTAGCCCGATGCGTCTCTCTCAGGACCTCCCTGCTTTCAGGGCTCTGGATGGGTTGGCGACCAGCCCCAGCCACACATCCATGTCTCCCCTCAGAGACCGGAGGAGCTACTGCCCCAGTGTATTCACTGGTATCAATGCTTCGGGTAGCTCCCACCACGTCCACGGAAAACACATCCCAATGCCCATCGGAAAGCTGCCAGACGCCCTCAATTTCAGTGACCTCCACAAAGGGGATTCCATCTCTCAGAAGCTCTTCTCTCCCGCGAATCGCACAGAGGCCACCACCATCGTCCACCACCCTCTTTCATCCCAGTCCTCATCCTCCTCCGTTACGATCCTCCGCCCCCTCCCCTGCTCCAGCCGCCCGTCGGGGCCCTTCATGGGGCTCCAGGGACCTAAACACAGAGGGGCCTCCCCCATGGAGGAGGACAGCATCCAGCCCCCCCAGCCAGACTCCCTCAGCCTGTCCCCAGGCTGCAGCAAAGGTGTGATCTGCAGCCCGCAGAGCCCCCTCCGCTCTGACTGCCAGCCCAACTCCCCCACCGAGTCCAGCGGCTGCAGCAGGAATGCGACCCAGCCCTCTGGCTGCTCCCAGGAGCCCAAGGCCCGTAACTGGAAGAAGTACAAGTTCATCGTGATGAACCAGACCTCCAGGGAGAAGGACGAGGATGAGGCCCAGGGAGGGAGCGTTGAGGCTGGGGACTGCACCACTCCTCAGGGCTCTAACAGGACTAGTGGATCAGAGGGACTGATGAAGGAGCTGCAGGCTGCAGAGATGGTCAACGTGCACGGAGAAGAGATCCTTGTCCCACAGGCCAGCCATCACAACATTAACCAACTGAGATGCTCCTCCTGTGGTACAGATGCCCCTCAGCACCTGGTGGTGTGTCCCCGCTCCCCTGGCACCTACAGTGGGGAGGACAATGAGCTGCACTCTGAGTACTCCGACTCAAGCGGTG AGAATGGTTGCAACTTCTGCAACTCAAAGTTTGCGGAAGCGGACTCCCTGAAAGGCCACATGCTCCAGGTCCATGCTGCCAAGCCATACAAGTGTGACCGGTGTCAGGCTGCCTTCCGTTACAAAGGGAACCTCGCCAGCCACAAGACTGTCCACACCG GTGAGAAACCGTACCGCTGTAACATCTGTGGTGCTCAGTTCAACCGGCCGGCCAACCTCAAGACCCACACCCGAATCCACTCAGGAGAAAAGCCATACAAGTGTGAAACGTGTGGCTCTCGCTTCATACAG GTCGCACACCTCCGCGCCCACGTGCTGATACATACGGGGGAGAAGCCGTATCCCTGTGAGATCTGTGGGACACACTTCCGCCATCTTCAGACCCTCAAGAGCCACTTGCGCAtccacacaggagaaaagccctaCCAT TGCGAGAAATGTGACCTCCACTTTCGCCACAAGAGCCAGTTGAGGCTGCATCTACGGCAGAAGCACGGCGCGGTCACTAACACCAAGGCTCAGTACTGCCGGGCGAACACGGACATGCTCGTTGGCTTGGCCAAGGCCTGCTAA